In a genomic window of Tachysurus vachellii isolate PV-2020 chromosome 13, HZAU_Pvac_v1, whole genome shotgun sequence:
- the nsdhl gene encoding sterol-4-alpha-carboxylate 3-dehydrogenase, decarboxylating isoform X4 yields MKTILSAFDPFSTFTMATRIRPSSKRCAVIGGSGFLGRHLVERLVEKGYSVAVFDIAQRYDIPGVTFHQGDLCDKQALLKVLKDVSLVFHCASPSPACDDRTLFWKVNVEGTRSVIQACQEAGVQKLVLTSSASVVFEGADIKNGKEDLPYAKRPIDYYTETKIHQEKIVLEACNKEKDFLTVAIRPHGIFGPRDPQLVPILVDTARKGKMKFIIGDGTNLVDFTYVENVVHGHILAAEHLKADSPLCGKPVTHSDTNKKRYSACPDMKITVLIYLCIKCILRNNCQSLTVFFVLHTILIKMLCLKISGVFKILKLAHLVPITMPCYRDHTLAQLDV; encoded by the exons ATGAAAACTATTTTATCTGCTTTTGACCCTTTCAGTACATTTACAATGGCAACCCGCATCCGACCG AGCAGTAAACGATGTGCTGTCATTGGTGGCTCTGGCTTTTTGGGGAGGCACCTTGTTGAGCGTCTGGTGGAAAAAGGATACTCAGTGGCTGTGTTTGATATTGCACAGAGATATGATATTCCTGGAGTCACATTTCACCAAGGAGACTTATGTGACAAACAG GCTTTGCTGAAAGTCCTGAAGGATGTTTCACTGGTGTTTCATTGTGCTTCCCCTTCACCAGCCTGTGATGACCGAACTCTCTTCTGGAAAGTTAACGTTGAAGGCACACGCTCTGTTATTCAGGCTTGCCAAGAGGCTGGGGTACAG AAACTTGTCCTAACCAGCAGTGCCAGTGTGGTGTTTGAAGGAGCCGACATCAAGAATGGAAAAGAAGATTTGCCTTATGCAAAAAGACCCATTGATTATTACACAGAGACCAAAATTCACCAGGAGAAG ATTGTCTTGGAGGCATGCAATAAAGAGAAAGATTTCCTCACCGTGGCAATTCGTCCTCATGGGATCTTTGGTCCGCGAGACCCTCAGCTTGTGCCCATTCTTGTAGACACAGCACGCAAAGGCAAGATGAAGTTCATAATTGG TGATGGAACTAACCTTGTGGACTTCACCTATGTGGAAAATGTAGTGCACGGACACATTCTAGCTGCTGAGCATCTGAAAGCAGACTCCCCACTTTGTGGAAAG CCCGTGACACATTCTGACACCAACAAGAAACGCTACAGTGCCTGTCCTGACATGAAGATAACAGTGCTAATATATTTATGCATTAAATGTATTTTGAGAAACAactgtcagtcactcactgttttttttgttcttcacactattctgattaaaatgttgtgtttgaaAATCTCAGGAGTTTTTAAAATACTCAAACTAGCTCATCTGGTACCAATAACCATGCCGTgttacagagatcacactttagCCCAATTAGATGTTTGA
- the nsdhl gene encoding sterol-4-alpha-carboxylate 3-dehydrogenase, decarboxylating isoform X2: MRRFTCTFTMATRIRPSSKRCAVIGGSGFLGRHLVERLVEKGYSVAVFDIAQRYDIPGVTFHQGDLCDKQALLKVLKDVSLVFHCASPSPACDDRTLFWKVNVEGTRSVIQACQEAGVQKLVLTSSASVVFEGADIKNGKEDLPYAKRPIDYYTETKIHQEKIVLEACNKEKDFLTVAIRPHGIFGPRDPQLVPILVDTARKGKMKFIIGDGTNLVDFTYVENVVHGHILAAEHLKADSPLCGKAYHITNDEPIRFWDFMSQVLVGLGYDAPRYHLPYALVYGIAILLWLITSLLRPLVNIKPTFTPMRVALAGTHHYYSCSRAKQDMGYQPVVRLQEAIARTVASYPHLKSGS; this comes from the exons ATGCGGCGATTTACTTG TACATTTACAATGGCAACCCGCATCCGACCG AGCAGTAAACGATGTGCTGTCATTGGTGGCTCTGGCTTTTTGGGGAGGCACCTTGTTGAGCGTCTGGTGGAAAAAGGATACTCAGTGGCTGTGTTTGATATTGCACAGAGATATGATATTCCTGGAGTCACATTTCACCAAGGAGACTTATGTGACAAACAG GCTTTGCTGAAAGTCCTGAAGGATGTTTCACTGGTGTTTCATTGTGCTTCCCCTTCACCAGCCTGTGATGACCGAACTCTCTTCTGGAAAGTTAACGTTGAAGGCACACGCTCTGTTATTCAGGCTTGCCAAGAGGCTGGGGTACAG AAACTTGTCCTAACCAGCAGTGCCAGTGTGGTGTTTGAAGGAGCCGACATCAAGAATGGAAAAGAAGATTTGCCTTATGCAAAAAGACCCATTGATTATTACACAGAGACCAAAATTCACCAGGAGAAG ATTGTCTTGGAGGCATGCAATAAAGAGAAAGATTTCCTCACCGTGGCAATTCGTCCTCATGGGATCTTTGGTCCGCGAGACCCTCAGCTTGTGCCCATTCTTGTAGACACAGCACGCAAAGGCAAGATGAAGTTCATAATTGG TGATGGAACTAACCTTGTGGACTTCACCTATGTGGAAAATGTAGTGCACGGACACATTCTAGCTGCTGAGCATCTGAAAGCAGACTCCCCACTTTGTGGAAAG GCATACCACATAACCAATGATGAGCCAATCCGTTTTTGGGATTTCATGTCCCAGGTGCTGGTCGGTTTAGGCTACGATGCCCCTCGTTACCACCTGCCCTATGCTCTGGTTTATGGAATAGCTATTCTGCTGTGGCTGATTACCTCTCTACTGCGCCCCCTGGTGAACATCAAGCCCACCTTCACCCCCATGCGTGTGGCACTGGCTGGCACCCATCACTACTACAGCTGTTCCCGTGCCAAGCAGGACATGGGCTACCAGCCAGTGGTGAGGCTGCAGGAGGCTATAGCTCGAACTGTGGCCAGCTACCCACATCTGAAAAGCGGAAGCTAA
- the gcna gene encoding germ cell nuclear acidic protein, producing the protein MDSGTQRLFERVAQKLGWDKPGALDRAAQDLRKSLKSRHDAVSSHDTEPAERKESSFLSDSDASEKENRLGKKNPPSNKKLLDSSDEDFDQILATKATPKTAARQISSAKKPRDPVQILSSDSDDGFETFLRRVKTPKAQPRPQSVSGSDERLKQFIVDDLSSDDDFVVEKKPYVSRANPKTPKSSLKSEKSRFDSPVFLSDSDDDSDIVIKSTWRTRHSRPSSQEKDAPAKNNKPRNTPCFPSPLVSVHTPKPSSAPPTNSGWREDTGSSEDEFQSLLDRIRKNQKLGSSSTHASPKPPEPKAATACVTPSVKAQKGSDGVPVKGSQVSRTPAQIPISRAVSQTEPRAGHSSRVAVCKTPGCFLQSLSLPDSKYCKNFKQNKEELTSKLYQLYNTTVFESKLPTDMLIKWNTKMRKTAGYCITGQEKVTGIRYARIELSVKVCDSADRLRDTLVHEMCHAATWLINKVRDGHGPFWKIYARKATLAHPELPMVTRCHSYDINYKYQYQCSRCKNTIGRHSKSLDTQRFVCALCTGQLVLLTPSNTRGPTPFAMFVKENYGMVRQELAGQSHAEVMRKLSADFASKTRLSQS; encoded by the exons ATGGACTCTGGGACCCAAAGGCTGTTTGAAAGAGTTGCACAGAAACTTGGATGGGACAAACCTGGAGCTTTGGACCGAGCAGCACAAGAT TTGAGAAAAAGTCTGAAAAGCAGACATGATGCTGTTAGCAGTCATGATACTGAGCCTGCTGAAAGGAAAGAGTCTTCATTTCTGTCAGACAGTGATGCCTCTGAAAAGGAGAATCGGCTTGGAAAGAAAAATCCGCCCTCAAACAAAAAGCTGTTGGACTCCAGTGATGAGGACTTTGATCAAA TTCTTGCAACAAAGGCTACACCCAAAACTGCTGCCAGACAAATCTCATCTGCCAAGAAACCAAG GGATCCAGTTCAGATTTTGTCCTCAGATAGCGATGATGGCTTTGAAACCT TTTTGAGACGTGTGAAGACCCCAAAGGCTCAACCGAGACCTCAGTCTGTGAGTGGTAGTGATGAAAG ACTTAAACAGTTCATAGTAGACGACTTGTCTTCTGATGATGATTTTGTTGTGGAGAAAAAGCCGTACGTTTCAAGAG CCAATCCGAAGACCCCCAAGTCTAGCCTGAAGTCAGAGAAGTCACGGTTTGACTCCCCAGTGTTCCTCAGTGATTCGGATGATGACAGCGACATCGTGATCAAGAGCACGTGGAGGACTCGGCACAGTCGTCCATCCTCGCAGGAAAAGGATGCACcagctaaaaataataaacccaGAAATACCCCATGCTTTCCTTCTCCTCTTGTTTCTGTCCACACACCCAAGCCCTCATCAGCTCCACCCACAAACAGTGGATGGCGTGAAGACACTGGCAGCTCCGAGGATGAGTTCCAGTCCTTACTGGACCGCATCAGGAAAAACCAGAAGTTAGGAAGCAGTAGCACACATGCTTCTCCTAAACCTCCAG AGCCCAAGGCTGCAACAGCCTGTGTGACTCCATCTGTGAAAGCACAAAAGGGCAGTGATGGAGTCCCAGTAAAAGGATCACAGGTGAGCAGAACTCCAGCACAGATCCCTATCAGCAGAGCTGTGAGTCAGACGGAGCCCAGAGCAGGCCACAGCAGCAG AGTGGCTGTGTGTAAAACACCAGGCTGTTTCCTgcagtctctgtctcttcctgaCTCCAAGTACTGCAAAAACTTCAAGCAGAATAAGGAGGAGCTCACCAGCAAACTCTACCAGCTCTATAACACTACTGTTTTTGAGAGCAAG CTACCCACTGACATGTTGATCAAATGGAATACAAAGATGAGAAAGACAGCAGGATATTGCATCACCGGTCAGGAAAAAGTCACTGGCATACGATACGCTCGCATTGAATTGTCTGTCAAAGTCTGTGACTCTGCAG ACCGATTGCGGGACACACTAGTTCATGAAATGTGCCACGCAGCCACATGGCTGATAAACAAGGTGCGGGATGGACATGGACCTTTCTGGAAGATCTATGCACGCAAAGCCACCCTGGCTCACCCCGAGTTGCCCATGGTGACCCGCTGCCACAGCTACGACATCAACTACAAATACCAGTACCAGTGCAGCCGCTGCAAAAACAC GATTGGGCGTCACTCAAAGTCTCTGGACACGcagaggtttgtgtgtgcactgtgcACAGGCCAGCTTGTCCTGCTCACGCCCTCTAATACTCGCGGCCCCACACCTTTCGCCATGTTTGTGAAGGAGAATTATGGTATGGTTCGTCAGGAGCTGGCTGGCCAGAGTCACGCTGAGGTGATGAGAAAACTCAGTGCCGACTTCGCTAGCAAGACACGTCTCAGTCAGAGCTGA
- the nsdhl gene encoding sterol-4-alpha-carboxylate 3-dehydrogenase, decarboxylating isoform X3 has protein sequence MATRIRPSSKRCAVIGGSGFLGRHLVERLVEKGYSVAVFDIAQRYDIPGVTFHQGDLCDKQALLKVLKDVSLVFHCASPSPACDDRTLFWKVNVEGTRSVIQACQEAGVQKLVLTSSASVVFEGADIKNGKEDLPYAKRPIDYYTETKIHQEKIVLEACNKEKDFLTVAIRPHGIFGPRDPQLVPILVDTARKGKMKFIIGDGTNLVDFTYVENVVHGHILAAEHLKADSPLCGKAYHITNDEPIRFWDFMSQVLVGLGYDAPRYHLPYALVYGIAILLWLITSLLRPLVNIKPTFTPMRVALAGTHHYYSCSRAKQDMGYQPVVRLQEAIARTVASYPHLKSGS, from the exons ATGGCAACCCGCATCCGACCG AGCAGTAAACGATGTGCTGTCATTGGTGGCTCTGGCTTTTTGGGGAGGCACCTTGTTGAGCGTCTGGTGGAAAAAGGATACTCAGTGGCTGTGTTTGATATTGCACAGAGATATGATATTCCTGGAGTCACATTTCACCAAGGAGACTTATGTGACAAACAG GCTTTGCTGAAAGTCCTGAAGGATGTTTCACTGGTGTTTCATTGTGCTTCCCCTTCACCAGCCTGTGATGACCGAACTCTCTTCTGGAAAGTTAACGTTGAAGGCACACGCTCTGTTATTCAGGCTTGCCAAGAGGCTGGGGTACAG AAACTTGTCCTAACCAGCAGTGCCAGTGTGGTGTTTGAAGGAGCCGACATCAAGAATGGAAAAGAAGATTTGCCTTATGCAAAAAGACCCATTGATTATTACACAGAGACCAAAATTCACCAGGAGAAG ATTGTCTTGGAGGCATGCAATAAAGAGAAAGATTTCCTCACCGTGGCAATTCGTCCTCATGGGATCTTTGGTCCGCGAGACCCTCAGCTTGTGCCCATTCTTGTAGACACAGCACGCAAAGGCAAGATGAAGTTCATAATTGG TGATGGAACTAACCTTGTGGACTTCACCTATGTGGAAAATGTAGTGCACGGACACATTCTAGCTGCTGAGCATCTGAAAGCAGACTCCCCACTTTGTGGAAAG GCATACCACATAACCAATGATGAGCCAATCCGTTTTTGGGATTTCATGTCCCAGGTGCTGGTCGGTTTAGGCTACGATGCCCCTCGTTACCACCTGCCCTATGCTCTGGTTTATGGAATAGCTATTCTGCTGTGGCTGATTACCTCTCTACTGCGCCCCCTGGTGAACATCAAGCCCACCTTCACCCCCATGCGTGTGGCACTGGCTGGCACCCATCACTACTACAGCTGTTCCCGTGCCAAGCAGGACATGGGCTACCAGCCAGTGGTGAGGCTGCAGGAGGCTATAGCTCGAACTGTGGCCAGCTACCCACATCTGAAAAGCGGAAGCTAA
- the cetn2 gene encoding uncharacterized protein cetn2 yields the protein MLEDCNDRKTLCCYTSETIMATTAKRPSLGAVAPRKKASPKPELTEEIRQEIREAFELFDTDGSGYIEVKELKVAMRALGFEPKKEEIKKMIADVDKDGTGKISFDDFLAIMSQKMAEKDSKEEILKAFRLFDDDETGKISFRNLKRVAKELGENLTDEELQEMIEEADRDGDGEVSQQEFLRIMKKTCLY from the exons ATGCTGGAAGACTGTAACGACAGAAAGACTCTGTGTTGCTACACTTCAGAGACCATAATG GCCACTACCGCCAAAAGGCCATCGCTTGGAGCTGTGGCTCCTCGTAAGAAAGCGAGTCCTAAACCTGAACTGACAGAAGAAATAAGGCAGGAGATACGAGAAGCCTTCGAGCTGTTCGACACAGATGGCTCAGGCTACATTGAGGTGAAGGAGCTCAAG GTTGCTATGAGGGCTCTCGGATTTGAGCCCAAAAAAGAAGAGATAAAGAAAATGATCGCAGATGTTGATAAAGATGGGACTGGCAAGATCTCATTTGATGACTTCCTGGCAATCATGAGCCAAAAGATG GCTGAAAAGGACTCAAAGGAAGAAATCCTAAAGGCTTTTCGACtgtttgatgatgatgaaactGGTAAGATATCATTCCGCAACCTAAAGCGAGTTGCCAAAGAGCTCGGTGAGAACCTTACTGACGAGGAGCTTCAG GAGATGATTGAAGAAGCAGACCGAGATGGCGATGGAGAAGTGAGCCAGCAGGAATTTCTTCGTATcatgaaaaaaacatgtttgtaCTGA
- the nsdhl gene encoding sterol-4-alpha-carboxylate 3-dehydrogenase, decarboxylating isoform X1, translated as MKTILSAFDPFSTFTMATRIRPSSKRCAVIGGSGFLGRHLVERLVEKGYSVAVFDIAQRYDIPGVTFHQGDLCDKQALLKVLKDVSLVFHCASPSPACDDRTLFWKVNVEGTRSVIQACQEAGVQKLVLTSSASVVFEGADIKNGKEDLPYAKRPIDYYTETKIHQEKIVLEACNKEKDFLTVAIRPHGIFGPRDPQLVPILVDTARKGKMKFIIGDGTNLVDFTYVENVVHGHILAAEHLKADSPLCGKAYHITNDEPIRFWDFMSQVLVGLGYDAPRYHLPYALVYGIAILLWLITSLLRPLVNIKPTFTPMRVALAGTHHYYSCSRAKQDMGYQPVVRLQEAIARTVASYPHLKSGS; from the exons ATGAAAACTATTTTATCTGCTTTTGACCCTTTCAGTACATTTACAATGGCAACCCGCATCCGACCG AGCAGTAAACGATGTGCTGTCATTGGTGGCTCTGGCTTTTTGGGGAGGCACCTTGTTGAGCGTCTGGTGGAAAAAGGATACTCAGTGGCTGTGTTTGATATTGCACAGAGATATGATATTCCTGGAGTCACATTTCACCAAGGAGACTTATGTGACAAACAG GCTTTGCTGAAAGTCCTGAAGGATGTTTCACTGGTGTTTCATTGTGCTTCCCCTTCACCAGCCTGTGATGACCGAACTCTCTTCTGGAAAGTTAACGTTGAAGGCACACGCTCTGTTATTCAGGCTTGCCAAGAGGCTGGGGTACAG AAACTTGTCCTAACCAGCAGTGCCAGTGTGGTGTTTGAAGGAGCCGACATCAAGAATGGAAAAGAAGATTTGCCTTATGCAAAAAGACCCATTGATTATTACACAGAGACCAAAATTCACCAGGAGAAG ATTGTCTTGGAGGCATGCAATAAAGAGAAAGATTTCCTCACCGTGGCAATTCGTCCTCATGGGATCTTTGGTCCGCGAGACCCTCAGCTTGTGCCCATTCTTGTAGACACAGCACGCAAAGGCAAGATGAAGTTCATAATTGG TGATGGAACTAACCTTGTGGACTTCACCTATGTGGAAAATGTAGTGCACGGACACATTCTAGCTGCTGAGCATCTGAAAGCAGACTCCCCACTTTGTGGAAAG GCATACCACATAACCAATGATGAGCCAATCCGTTTTTGGGATTTCATGTCCCAGGTGCTGGTCGGTTTAGGCTACGATGCCCCTCGTTACCACCTGCCCTATGCTCTGGTTTATGGAATAGCTATTCTGCTGTGGCTGATTACCTCTCTACTGCGCCCCCTGGTGAACATCAAGCCCACCTTCACCCCCATGCGTGTGGCACTGGCTGGCACCCATCACTACTACAGCTGTTCCCGTGCCAAGCAGGACATGGGCTACCAGCCAGTGGTGAGGCTGCAGGAGGCTATAGCTCGAACTGTGGCCAGCTACCCACATCTGAAAAGCGGAAGCTAA